A genomic stretch from Mycobacterium malmoense includes:
- the tpiA gene encoding triose-phosphate isomerase, which yields MSRKPLIAGNWKMNLNHFEAIALVQKVAFALPDKYYDKVDVTVLPPFTDLRSVQTLVDGDKLRLTYGAQDLSQHDSGAYTGEVSGAFLAKLGCSFVVVGHSERRTYHHEDDALVAAKAAAALKHGLTPIVCIGEHLEVREAGGHVAHCEEQLRGSLAGLSSEQIGSVVVAYEPVWAIGTGRVASASDAQEVCAAIRKELASLASSGVAEAVRVLYGGSVNAKNIGDIVAQVDIDGALVGGASLDGEQFATLAAIAAGGPLP from the coding sequence GTGAGCCGCAAGCCACTGATCGCCGGCAACTGGAAGATGAACCTCAATCACTTCGAGGCGATCGCGCTGGTGCAAAAGGTCGCGTTCGCGCTGCCGGACAAGTACTACGACAAGGTCGACGTCACGGTTCTGCCGCCGTTCACCGACCTGCGCAGCGTGCAAACCCTGGTCGACGGCGACAAGCTGCGGCTGACCTACGGCGCCCAGGACCTGTCCCAGCACGACTCGGGCGCCTACACCGGCGAGGTCAGCGGGGCCTTCCTGGCCAAGCTGGGGTGCAGCTTCGTCGTCGTCGGGCACTCCGAGCGGCGCACCTACCACCACGAGGACGACGCGCTGGTGGCCGCCAAGGCCGCCGCCGCGCTCAAGCACGGATTGACCCCGATCGTCTGCATCGGCGAACACCTCGAGGTCCGGGAGGCGGGCGGGCACGTCGCCCACTGCGAGGAGCAGCTGCGCGGCTCGCTGGCCGGGCTGTCGAGCGAGCAGATCGGCAGCGTCGTCGTCGCCTATGAGCCGGTGTGGGCGATTGGAACCGGGCGGGTGGCCAGCGCGTCCGATGCTCAAGAGGTGTGCGCGGCGATCCGGAAGGAATTGGCTTCACTCGCGTCGTCGGGGGTTGCCGAGGCCGTCCGGGTGCTCTACGGCGGCTCGGTGAACGCGAAAAACATCGGCGACATCGTCGCCCAGGTCGACATCGACGGGGCCCTAGTCGGCGGGGCGTCGCTGGACGGTGAGCAGTTCGCGACCCTGGCGGCCATCGCCGCCGGTGGGCCCCTTCCCTAG